One segment of Rhipicephalus sanguineus isolate Rsan-2018 chromosome 6, BIME_Rsan_1.4, whole genome shotgun sequence DNA contains the following:
- the LOC119397323 gene encoding uncharacterized protein LOC119397323: protein MSGFQVLRPRSRPPTPTNDPDHWEHEEPRERGDARGASTSPAPMAVPPDVVDETSNTSSEGDQGESSGLESGSPESSSDSWDPSQTESAEQEVPGTAQSPVTDEPAFPGLGAENFPPLLSEPTSPHNPDELPVVSCGRYVLPDTEHGPPDPCSSAEKQPPGSTSPAPAPANAPAPQPGPVRRDRSRSRSPLRGGDGPAGAEPSHPSSLDNKHRRPKMHGLSSDSDAPPTAKSQKLDTAPSGKGHTPPSAGGKRN from the coding sequence ATGTCGGGGTTCCAAGTGTTGAGGCCAAGGTCACGCCCCCCCACGCCAACGAACGACCCGGATCACTGGGAGCATGAGGAACCTCGGGAGAGGGGAGACGCACGCGGCGCCTCCACGTCCCCCGCACCCATGGCAGTACCCCCCGACGTTGTCGACGAAACGAGCAACACAAGCTCTGAGGGTGACCAGGGAGAGTCGAGCGGGCTGGAATCCGGCTCCCCGGAATCGTCGAGCGACTCGTGGGACCCGTCACAGACGGAAAGTGCGGAACAAGAAGTACCTGGAACCGCACAGAGCCCTGTCACCGACGAGCCTGCGTTCCCGGGACTCGGTGCGGAGAACTTCCCGCCGCTGTTATCCGAGCCCACCTCCCCCCACAACCCGGACGAGTTGCCCGTCGTGAGCTGCGGCCGTTATGTGTTACCCGACACCGAACACGGGCCACCAGACCCGTGCTCCTCCGCTGAGAAGCAACCACCAGGCTCAACTTCACCCGCCCCTGCTCCCGCTAACGCCCCTGCACCGCAGCCCGGGCCCGTTAGACGCGACCGTTCGCGTTCAAGGTCTCCGTTAAGGGGAGGAGATGGGCCAGCTGGAGCGGAGCCGAGCCACCCCTCGAGCCTCGACAACAAACACCGCCGGCCTAAAATGCATGGTCTTAGCAGCGACAGTGACGCCCCTCCCACCGCGAAGTCACAGAAACTGGATACGGCCCCTTCGGGGAAAGGGCACACGCCGCCAAGTGCTGGCGGTAAACGTAACTGA